GGCACGGAAAGTTGGCATTGTGAAAATGCCTACGGACAAACCAACCCAGTGACGTCGGTCGCATGTACCGATGCCACTAGCTGCGCGTTGAAGAAGGCCTGGGTGTGCGGGAGCTGCATATTCAGTTTGAATGCTTCGTCGTCGACGAAATGCTCCAGAAGAACAAATTGTTCGTCGTCAGAGATTGACTGAAGAAGAGTGAACTCAATGCAGCCCGGCTCTGCGCACGTAGCGGATTCAAGAACCTGAAGCGCGGTTCTCAATTCCGCCTGCCGCCCCGGTTTTGCCGTCAAGCGTACGAGTTTCTGAACGGGCACCTGATTCTTTGCCGTTGCCATCTTGTTTCCTAGGAATGATCGATCTGGCGATGGTGAAAGTGGAAGACGCCCGCGGCCGAGGCAAGCCTATTCGGTTTCGGCAAAGCGGTGGGGCGGTATTGCGACGGTCAACACCTGGGTCAAGCCGCATCACGAAGTGGCGTCCGCTTGGAGCAATTGTCAGGCAGCGGGCTCATCCCACGCCATCCTCTGCACGCTACAGCCCGACCTGAGCGTGTTGTGTACCTCCGCCAGACGGTCGGTTTCCGCCAGCAGGTGATCAATTTGCTCTGGCGTTGCCGACGACTCGACTCGGGCATGATAGACGACCGACTCCGAGCCGAGCCCGATGCCATTGAATCGCGCTGCGGCAACCACTTCGCAGCCGTTTACTTCAATGCCGATGCGGGCTCCCTCGCGGTATAGGTCGTTGCAGTAGCAGATTGCGAGCGCTGCGATAAGAAGCTTGCCGCCGTTCAGTAAACTACCGTGTGCGTTGGGCTTAGCTGCCACCTCGAATTGCTGCACGTTGCCCGCCGTGCAAACGCGTACGTCGTGTTCGCTCGCATGGTTACGAATGTACGCCGAAATCTCCATATGCAAT
The DNA window shown above is from Pulveribacter suum and carries:
- a CDS encoding OsmC family protein; the encoded protein is MEISAYIRNHASEHDVRVCTAGNVQQFEVAAKPNAHGSLLNGGKLLIAALAICYCNDLYREGARIGIEVNGCEVVAAARFNGIGLGSESVVYHARVESSATPEQIDHLLAETDRLAEVHNTLRSGCSVQRMAWDEPAA
- a CDS encoding putative quinol monooxygenase, producing the protein MATAKNQVPVQKLVRLTAKPGRQAELRTALQVLESATCAEPGCIEFTLLQSISDDEQFVLLEHFVDDEAFKLNMQLPHTQAFFNAQLVASVHATDVTGLVCP